The window TGGGTCCGGCACGTGGTCTTCTGTTTATAATTCCGGCACAGTCAGTTATGACAGCTTTACCGAATTTGCAGTGAATCTTGCCGCACCTGTTGTTGCCCAATATTTCAAAATGGAATTTATTCAGGCCCCTTGGAGCGATCCAAGGGCAGTCGGGCCCAGAATCAGGGAATTGGACGGATTTGACACATTTTTAGATGGTTCAACCGGAAGTCCATCCCCTGTACCGGAACCTGCAACGCTTCTTCTTTTAGGTATAGGCTTACTGGGTCTTGCTGGGGGTACCAGAAAGAAAAAAAAACAATAAATGGAGACCAAAAATGAAAACAAAACTATTGGCAGGATTGGCACTACCCCTATTCATTTTTATCGCAATCAATAAGGGATAGGAAGACGCTTTTTGTCAAGCAAAGTATGAAGAACGTTTGACAAAGATGATTACGTTTGAAATATGGCCCCAGCCAGGCACGGCCACAGCATGTTGTGGCCGTGCCCGGCTGGGGCTTCGGCATCAAAAAGGCCGTTGAGATAAAAACAATCCCAGAGAGAGTACACTATAATCGACATTGAGCAATTGAATTTTAAAAAATTTGAATATACCCTCAAAATAACTCATGGTTACTCCAAAGATCACCGTCCTGATTTGAAACAGGCTGTGCTGGAGCTGATGGTATCCCAAGATGGCGGCATTCCCATTTTATGTAAGTGCTGGGACGGTAATGCTTCGGACAATACCGTGTTCAAAGAACGCAGCAGTGAACTTGTCCGTCAGTTCAAAGCGAGTGATCTCCCCCGTTACCTGATTATGGATTCAAAAGGATATACCGCATCTAATGCTTCCAACTTGAAAGATATCCCGTTTATCACCCGCATCCCGGGAACCCTTTCCATTGTGACGACAGCCATCGAACAGGCCCTAAAATGGGATCAGTGGGTGGAGATTAACGATGATTATCAGTACCAGACGTTGGAGTTAGGACATTATGGAATTGATCAACGTTGGTTGATCATTCGATCCAAAGGGGCTCAGGAGCGCGCTGAAAAGCAGGACATGAAACCGCGAACGGCGTGCTTCCACTTGAATGGGCAATGATATTCAGGTATGAGCACGGTCCCCTGGATTGTGAGGCTGTAGCCGTTGACGGGACAAACCACAAAATTTACCTGCTGAGCAAGCGCAAAGCCGTACCCGTTTCATATGAACTGCCCCTGGACATGCCTTGCAAAAAATCAGTGTATACGGCCGTGACTGTGGCTGAAATCAGAACCATCCCCGGCGTACCCCCAAAAGACCAAAAGCGAACCGATGGAAGCTTTCGGTACCGGCCCACTGCCATGGATATCAGTGCCGACGGAAACACCCTTTACATTCTGACCTATACGCACGCCTATGTTTATTCACGGACCCCGGGGGGAAACCTGGGACTCGGCATTTTCAAATTCACCGCTGCAAATCACTCTGCCGTCTACCTCCAAGACCCTGGCCCAGCGTGAAGCATTGGGGCTTGACCGGACCGGTGGAAACATTTTTATTACATCGGAAATGCTCCCTGCCCCCATCTATGTGGTTGAGCCTATATCCCGGGCAGCACACTGATCAGACGGATAACGCCCCACCGACCGCTCAATGAATAAAGAACAGGTTGCATACTGTGGAGGCAGCGGCCCACATCACTGCGGCGTAAAGCCAATTGTTCCGGAGAATCACTTTGGGCGACACCTGATACCGGCCGACCAAGGCCAGTCCGACGCCGGACAAGGGACTGCAGGCTGTTGATATGGCCCAGCAGCTGAGAAATAAAAAGCCCAGTTGAGAAGGGTGCGGGTTGAGCGGAAGAAGCAACGGGCCGGCAATGGAAATGCTGACAACCGGATGAACGCCGGCGATTCCGATGACGATCATCACGGACAGGATCACAGACATCAGTCCGGGAGTCAAAACGGAACCCTCAAGGCTGAACAACGCAGGGTAGACCCGAATCATTGATTTGATGCCTGCCGAAAAAACGCCGGCAGCAAGAAACAGGGCAAACTGACTGCTCACCGATAAAAGTTTCATGTGGATAAAATCACGCAGTGCAGTCGTCCTCGGCCGGAATTTCATGAACATAACGGCACCCATGGGCGCAATCAGACAAATAATGGTAAGAATGTTGATGTCTGGTTGCAAATAATGAACACCGAGCACGACTGAAGCAAGAAACGTAGGCACGATCATGGTTTCAACCCTGAAGGGATATCCGGAAAAAAGTTCTTTTTTGAAAAAACTCACTTCAACGATTGAATAGCCGACGGCAAGAAGACTCATCATCGCACCGGGGATCAGAGTTTGGTGCCATGACATTCCCGGGGCATAGGTGAGGGCGACACCCGTGGCAACAAAGAAGGGAGACCACCATGCAGCCGAACAAAATGAGCGGGCAAGGACGGAAGCCTGATTTTTGGTCAAGATGCCGTTTTTACTGAGACGGTCTCCGAAAACAAACAGCACCGACAGATTGATGACCGCGCCGAGCAGATGGGTGCTGAACGCTGTGACGGCGAGTGCCCGCTTACCCTGGGGCAGCGGCCGGTTTTCGATGCCGGTATTTGTCAGTGCAAGAAAAGAGACTGCAACAAACATTGCCAGCAGCGGCAGGTTGGTGGTAAAAATTTTTTGCCAGCCGATAAATACGCCCTGGAATGCCG is drawn from uncultured Desulfobacter sp. and contains these coding sequences:
- a CDS encoding IS1634 family transposase: MNFKKFEYTLKITHGYSKDHRPDLKQAVLELMVSQDGGIPILCKCWDGNASDNTVFKERSSELVRQFKASDLPRYLIMDSKGYTASNASNLKDIPFITRIPGTLSIVTTAIEQALKWDQWVEINDDYQYQTLELGHYGIDQRWLIIRSKGAQERAEKQDMKPRTACFHLNGQ